TGAGTTGAAAATATCCTGAAAATGTATTATAAAACATAATTAACTTTCATTAAAGTACATGGCTAACAAATACTGAAACGTGCATACTTGTAGCATATAGCAGTCTTATTTTACTCCTTGaaggaagtaaatgaaaacaaaatatttgtcgTGTTGAAAAACGTTAAATGATTGCAAATATTCCCAATATCGCTATTACTTGCCAAGAAACAAAATCTTTTTGCCACTGAAATGGGATTAGGTAATGTCCAAATCTGATCTAGTGTGATACCAAGTGGCATGATGCTACAAATTGCATTCCTGAAATAACCCCCTTTGTCtgagccctgatctacactatgAATTTATGTCTGGGTGTTTTATTCATTTGATATTGTTGGTAGTGAGagtttttgtaattaaaatatattcattatttaaaagactagctcaatttaaaacaaaagagaattAATACAAGAAAGCAATTATGATCTTTTCCCCTAGGCAGAATTGTAGCTGCATCTTATCTTTGCAGAACTAATGCTTACATTGTTTTGAAATAACATGGAGCCTGTTCACAACTGTTAATTAGGCACTAGCACAACACCACTTGTTTTTATGCATAAATCACAAAATACATACATACCTACACTTGCATTTGAAAAGATACAAATCAATACTTACAGCTAAAGGCCAAAATAAGAATTTCATCTTTTTATCTAGTTTGAGCAAGTAGAGCAGAAAGAATAACAGAGTGATGACAAATTCCATGATTGCAAGGGCTATGAAGGCTTCATGGGATTTCGAGGCAACGAAACAGATGAATGTTACAAAGGCAACAACCTGAAAGAGTAACGACAGTATTGACTAACGTCCTCCCTCGTCATGTCAGCAGGTGGTCAGCACGGAGCTAGACACCCCAGGGCGAGACCTAGTTCTGCAAAACGTCCCGCTGCCCGGCCGCCACCGATCGGCCCCGTCCCTGCGCATTCAAGCACGGGCCTCAAGCCCGTTAGAGCCCCTCGGACGCTGAATTTACTGCAGCGGGGCTTAGCGGACGGCGCTGCGGCCCGCCCCGCGCACACAGCGCCCGCCCGCCCCGGCCCGGCCTCGTACCAGACGGGCGATTTTCAGCGCCCCCGGCAGGGAGCGGGGGTAGCCGCTGTTCAGCTCCACCATGGTGCGCGGCATCCTGCTGCGGCGGCGGCGGTCGCTGCGGGGCGGTGCCGGAACCAGCTGAAGCGACCGTTGGGCACGTGAGCGTCtgagcagcctcccctccccggccAGCGCGGGAGGTGGCGGGGCTCGCGCTGGCCCGCGCGCACAGAAGGGGCTGGGTAGGGGAGGCCGGGGGCGCTCGTGCTGCCCGCCCCGCTCCTTGTGCAGCCAGCTGCACCTAAACCCAGCCCCGAGGCACAGCCAGACGGCTGCCGCCCAACTCTCCGGCCCCCCATCGCTGTAGAGCCAACGTcatccagccccccccacccgTGTATAGCGACCCCCCTTTCACTCTCCAGAGCCAACTTCCCACAACCCTCCACCTCCAGTATAGTTAACCCCATCCAACTCTCtatcccctcccactctccagctccctcccccagcagagCCAACTTCCCACAACCCTCCACCTCCtgtctaacccccccccccactctccagaCACCCCCCAGCAGAGCCAACTTCCCAAAGCCCTGCACCTCCTGCATAGCTAACCCCATCCAACTCTCtagcccctcccactctccagctCCCCCCCCAGCAGAGCCAACTTCCCACAACCCTCCACCTCCTGTctaacccccccccactctccagaCACCCCCAAGCAGAGCCAACTTCCCAAAGCCCTGCACCTCCTGCATAGCTAACCCCATCCAACTCTCtagcccctcccactctccagctCCCCCCCAGCAGAGCCAACTTCCCACAACCCTCCACCTCCTGTctaacccccccccactctccagaCACCCCCCAGCAGAGCCAACTTCCCAAAGCCCTGCACCTCCTGCATAGCTAACCCCATCCAACTCTCtagcccctcccactctccagctCCCCCCCAGCAGAGCCAACTTCCCACAACCCTCCACCTCCTGTCTAACCCCCCCCCTCCAGACACTCCCCAGCAGAGCCAGCTTCCCACAACCCTCGATCTCCTGCATAGCTAACCCCATCCAACTCTCtagcccctcccactctccagctCCCCCCCAGCAGAGCCAGCTTCCCACAACCCTCCACCTCCTGTCTTAACCCCCCCCACTCTCCAGACACTCCCCAGCAGAGCCAACTTCCCAAAGCCCTGCACCTCCTGTATAGCTAACCCCATCCAACTCTCtagcccctcccactctccagctccccgccccgcggaGCCAACTTCCCACAACCCTCCACCTCCTGTctaacccccccccactctccagaCACCCCCCAGCAGAGCCAACTTCCCAAAGCCCTGCACCTCCTGCATAGCTAACCCCATCCAACTCTCtagcccctcccactctccagctCCCCCCCAGCAGAGCCAGCTTCCCACAACCCTCGATCTCTTGTATAGCTAACCCCATCCAACTCTCtagcccctcccactctccagctCCCCCCCCAGCAGAGCCAGCTTCCCACAACCCTCGATCTCCTGCATAGCTAACCCCATCCAACTCTCtagcccctcccactctccagctcccctccccagcagagcCAACTTCCCACAACCCTCCACCTCCTGTCTTAACCCCCCCCACTCTCCAGACACTCCCCAGCAGAGCCAACTTCCCAAAGCCCTGCACCTCCTGCATAGCTAACCCCATCCAACTCTCtagcccctcccactctccagctCCCCCCCAGCAGAGCCAACTTCCCACAACCCTCCACCTCCTGTCTAACCCCCCCCCTCCAGACACTCCCCAGCAGAGCCAGCTTCCCACAACCCTCGATCTCCTGCATAGCTAACCCCATCCAACTCTCtagcccctcccactctccagctCCCCCCCAGCAGAGCCAGCTTCCCACAACCCTCCACCTCCTATCTAAACACCCCCCCGCTCTTCAGCCCCCCGTCCCGTATAACCACCCCCCTACAACTCTCCAGCCTCCGCCCCCGTAGAGCCAACTCCCTGCAACTCTCTAGTGACTAGTCCCTACGATTACACTGTGTTCCTCATTTATCAGGTTGTATAGGTTCCATGAGCAGGTGGGGAGACAAACGCGGACAGGTTCCCCCGCAGGCACTGCAATCGAAACATTGCCGCGCTGTTGCTCCTGTAAGAAAACTAGAACACGAAATTGactagcaacaaaaatgaaactggTTAATTTATTTTCACTGTCTAGCCTGAGTTGCAAAAAAGTAAAAAAGCCCCAAGCAGGGTGAGAAGCACGTCAGTTCTTAGTTTGAATAGCCTGTGTTGGTGTTTTTAACTTAAGCAGAATTTTTAATGCAACCACCTTCTTGAATGAATGAGCATCTTCCAAAACATAAGGAATAAACTTGTTAAACAGGAGCATTATTCGAGAGCGCACTGTGTCTTTAAGGGCCCCGCTGGAAGGCTAAGATTGCTAAGATTGGTCGCTCAATGCGTTGCTCAGTGCTTAATACCGTAGCGGAGCTGGGATCATACAGGAAGCAAAACATTGCAGCAGCGGAAATGCGTGCAAGGCATAGAAAAGCTCTATGCGGCTGGAGTCTTATACCTAAGTCTTAGAGCTCAAAGCTCCCGGAGATGGGCCATGTGGTTATTGAAATCGTTATGGATCCGGCCTCTCCTAAGCCTTCAATATACCAGGGGCGCTCAAGCTGGCCTCGAGTTTTGTAGCGGGAAGAGCCAGCGGAAGCAATTGCTACATCCACTGATGGCTAATCGCAGCCTCTGCATGGCCGGCTGCTCCCAGGACGCCTCATGTACGTCTGGTACTTCTGCGGCATGAACCGTGAAGTTGTGTTTAAAAGATTGTTGATGCTACCCTTGCGCCCTGGTATTTGTGGCATCAGGAATCTCTCGCGCTGTCTCTCAAGAGATTTATTATTTGAGATGAAAGTGCTgtagagagagggggaggaaaaaaaaaaagcaagcgcCACTTCATTCCCCGAAATAGGTTGATGGTTATTGCTTTTCACAAAGAAGTAGCTGACGCTTGTTTGAAAGGTATTTGAGAAAATGCATTTGATCTAGTGGATAGATCTGGTGTTATTTTATTAAACATTGTTGCTGCAGTCCTTGATTTATCTTTTCTTAAGTATGTAGCTGTGTGTACATTAAATCTGCTGATCGCAGTAGGCAGCCTCTATTAGTATTTGGCCTCCCACAAATTACTCATGATATAGAGGAATTACGAAGGAGGAACGCACTTGCCAAAtggggaagtttaaaaaaaaaatgaaatgcaggATATTTAAAAAGTTTCACGCCTTTCAAATATATCCCCCACTCTTCATTTTTTGAAAACAGGATGaactctgtttaattttttttttttttgtagtagaAAGGCAGAGGCAGTTTTTGAAATCTTGAGCAACTAGGAACTTTCAAAACCCCTTCATGACACTAGTTAGTACTTGTACAACAAGTACCCATCTCTACTTCGCTATTAAAGTGCACAAATGAACAATATACTGTAATTAAATGCCCTGAGTCCTTGCTCACCTATACATAGTGAACAAAGGTGCAGTGAACATTGTAAAGGGACATTATCAAATTGCAATCCAGTCAATTTCAGAAAATAAGTTAAAAGTGGTTTGAATTATACCTGTTCTGAGTCTCCggtcaatttttaatttttttttttttttttttttacaatcacAAAATTCCCTGTTTTTAATATGATTTCCTTCCACTGTGAGAGAGAGGCCCAAACGGAGAGAAACTGActttccacaaaaagaaaaggacttttggcaccttagcggctaacaaacttatttgagcataagctttcgtgagctacagtagctcacgaaaacttatgctcaaataaatttgttagcctctaaggtgccaaaagtcctcctttttctttttgcgaatacagactaagacagctgctactctgaaacctgactttccACAGGCTCTGGAGTCTGCACTATCAGTTTGAATTGTGGAACTGGTTTGTCATTCTCCACACAAAGTTCTGTCAAAGGTGCATAGTATCTGTTTTTCTCTACTCTTTTCAGTGATAGTCTATCTTagatgttacttgtaacaatagtagGTACACATTTTTAGATGGATGAGTAtcttttaaattgaaaatatCTCCTTAGTATCTAagttcctgatcctgcagaaAGCTCTGCGGActgtgaagtcaatggtgctTTGTTCAGGCATAGGGATCTGCCTACAAGTAATTCATTGCAGATTTGGGGCCTATTTTCTTATGGTGAAAATAAGCGCGAACAAAGAAACAACCATACATAATACATAATCTTGCTCAATGAAGGTAGGAACCAGCCATTTGACTGCTTAGAGTGTATAATATAAAGTAAAGCCATTATAGCCATGGGAGCTTAATGTAACATGTTTACTGTAACCTATAACTCCTAAACCTAAAACTCATTAATATATTCATTCTTACAAGAGTCCTGATAGTGGTttggatatgtttcagagtaacagccgtgttagtctgtattcgcaaaaagaaaaggaggacttgtggcaccttagagactaaccaatttatttgagcataagcttttgtgagcttatgGATATATGGTTTGGATATATAATCTAAGAGCAGTTTCCTAGTTCTTCTAACAGTGTTTCTTCCTGTTCTAGATAAACACCTAATTagtgaaggagagaaaaagacagttgtaagtataatattttgctctgaaaaatatatttagtatattattattattacagtataaTTGTATTATGGAAATGTCCACAGGCTAATGACTGGGTCTTGGTGTGAGCTGGTGCACAAATCTAGAGTCTTAGCCTGCATTTTGttccaggcaggcaggcaggcaggcagacccTTTCTGAAATCATTGAGGTAACttaaaagaaaatcaagaggGTTTCTTGATTGTGGGTGCAGGGGCTGCTCGTGTGGAAACCAAATTGCTTGATCAGGGCCACAGAAGTAGTCAGCATTCTGAATGTAGTCTCCTTCCTTTACACTACATATATTTTGTCTGTAAATTCTAAGTACTCAATTCATggtgttttaaatctaattattTTATGATATATTAGTAGATGGTTGGACAAAAATATCTTTCACTAATTTTAGAAACCTAGATGTCTAAAAGAAATTGTAATTTGCCTGAGAAAAATCTATTTATGGGTGTAGAAGTGATAACATGTAATGTACAATAAATTGTATTCAAAGTAAGCTTAAAGCCTTTTGGGGTGAAATTTAAAACACTGTGGACGGCTGTGTAATGGGTGCAATAAAAGGTGCAGCAGCACTGCAGGGAAACCTCTGGAACCCTACGTGCCATGGAAAGGGTTTCTGCAGTTCTGAAAAGGATGTTGTGGTGAGACGTTAGGGTTGGACGGTGCAGGTCCAGTAGCCCAAAGCCTGCAGGCTTTGGCATTCCGCAGGTATTGAATCAAACTCTTATTATTTTAATAGTCACACTAACTGTACAGTGCATATAGGAATGGGGTGCAGGTCTGTAGTTGCAAAtatggttttgaaaatctggcctgttgAAGCCAATATGTATCAGTTTGAACAAGTAAGACCCAAAACTGTACTGGCAACTTGTATCTTTAGATATTAAAGGTTTGATTTCCCCACTGTGGTGTTCCATATTTTTTCCAGCACAAAACTCCATTGCTTTCAACATGTGACTCCATTGTAAAGCTTGTACAATACAATAGTGAATCAAGACCCGAACTCCTGAAGTTTAGGGATTCTCTTGGAAATGCTTTAACTGTATTGCTCTAATTTgctctaatgtatttataataCTAATGGATTATTTTTAGGCTATAAGTATGTGTTTCTACATTTGCTGTCAGTTATTTCTTTTCAGTAGCATTTCATTTAATATTGAAAGGTTGGTGGCTTCTTTCACCAGATCTGTGTTGAGGGGAATATTGCAAGTGGAAAAACAACATGCCTGGATTATTTTGCCAAAACTGCCAGCATTGAGGTAAGGGGCTTGAAATGTCTTAATGTTCAATCAAATCAGCAAGAGTGTTTCTGTTGATAGCATTGACAGTATTCAAGTCTACTGCAGTATTTCCCAAGATTAAATGAGAGTAAGATGAATTTAAAGGAATACTGTCAAACATTTTCTAGTTTTTAAACTGTTAGCAATAGTCCCAGAAGtttaaaaacaatactttttttttcttgatgttGCCTTTTTTCATTTGGCAACCAATACTTTTCCTTGTTAATGGAATGGAAGCCAGTATAATGTATTGTATTTTTACTACGTTTGTGCTTGGGTTAATTGTTGCCTCGATCTACAATCACACACATGCATAGCTTTGCTCATGTAAAATAGGCTATTGATGGCACTGGGTCTGCCTACCTGATTAAAGATATATATATGAGTATTTCCATAATCAAGGTCTAAGTTAGTATTAGTTTCTTGGAATATTGTAAACAGAGTCAGTGGAAAAAGCAATATATATTTTAGGAAAATTCTTAGTTGTTGAGTGGCAGATATAAAATATATACAGTTCAAAAATATTCAACAGTGGAGCATAGTATATTCTGTAGATCAAATTTTGTCCCTCAAAAAACTAACAATAATCAATAGAACTACCATTCACTACCATTTTAgtcactgcatttttaaaaatcttaaatggatCTCATAATaagcaaaggtttcagagtaacagccgtgttagtctgtattcgcaaaaagaaaaggaggacttgtggcaccttagagactaaccaatttatttgagcataagctttcgagagctacagctcacttcatcggatgcatactgtggaaactgcagaagaccactctctttacaatgacACATACAATGTCattttggatgggctattaccagcaggagagtgagtttctgtggggggggcggagggtgagaaaacctggatttgtgctggaaatggcccaacttgattatcatacacattgtaaggagagtgatcactttagataagctattaccagcaggagagtgggatgggaggaggtattgtttcatggtctctgtgtatataatgtcttctgcagtttccacagtatgcatccgatgaagtgagctgtagctcacgaaagcttatgctcaaataaaataataagcaAAGTCAGAGATATATCACGTAATGAAGCTAAAAGGTATTAATCCCATAAAACTAAAATAATTCAGGTAAAGATATGCTGGTTTGttggggaaaaatacatttgtatAATTCCTTTTTGGAAGTTTGTCAAGCAAACATGGGATTTGATCCCACGCTCCATAGGCAAAATGCTTTTGGATGAGGAAAAGACAAACCTATTCTTAATACTGTAATTGCTTTAACCAGAACAAATTCAGAATAAACTTCAGGAAGCATTTATTTATGTGTACATAAAATCTTAAAGGTGTTGATAGGTCTGCTAAGAAGAATATTAATACAAAAATCTAGGATTCTTCATAGGGATACTTAGTATTAAGAGGGTCCTTGGTAATTTAAAAGGAATAAATTGAGTTGAATAAATAGCcccaaatgtttttttaaatatgtatacagtgcaaaaatttaaaaagtaaatgcaTGTAGTTTAGCTAGCTAATCTCAGACTCAGTCTAAGATCTTAAAAGTCCTTTATGGCCTAATCATATAGTTTGGTGGATTCTCATGCCCACATGGAGACATCCTGGAGACTCTTGTGGTTTCAGCTACTTAGGGCAGAATAGACCTTCTTTTTCTGCctaattttgattattattaaaGTTCTAACTGCATTTCTTTTTGATCCACAGAAATAAAATGAGAGTTATGTATAATGGCGTATTGATCTTCAGCTTTTATTCCTTTGTCATTCTGTTTTGTCCTATGCAAACTTAATTTGTTAGCAGATCTTTCACATGAAATACCCTCTACATTCAGCTGTCAGTTCTTCTCTCTTTACACTGTAACTGATAAATGACAACCTTCTACGTGGTATCAGTCAGCCATTGCTTTGTTTTGGTGTgctgataaaaataataattaataaaactaCCTACCAGGATATTTTGTAGTTAAATgcatctttttcatttttataacagctcttaaatATTAAATTGTGTATTTCATTAAAtcaatccttttttaaaaaaaggcatagATTCTCCAGTCCATGTTACTAGTACAGGTACTTTATTATTCAT
The DNA window shown above is from Natator depressus isolate rNatDep1 chromosome 12, rNatDep2.hap1, whole genome shotgun sequence and carries:
- the LOC141996870 gene encoding chemokine-like factor, with translation MPRTMVELNSGYPRSLPGALKIARLVVAFVTFICFVASKSHEAFIALAIMEFVITLLFFLLYLLKLDKKMKFLFWPLADIFNSLIAVLFFIIVCLCAIIIKTTTGTLVGGVFGLLLVGLCIADSVLLFKKITFNKPRGRNVITR